Part of the Imperialibacter roseus genome, CTTAAAAATCTATTGGCACTAACGTAAAACACAAGGCTATCGTTCTCTCTTCTCCAGCAAGCTTCAAAAATATCACAATCAAAATGTTTCACGTCCGTTTTTACCTTGCTAAACGACTGGAAATCCTTCCATGTCAACATCAGCGCCGCCGCCTTATTCATGGCATCCACATCCAGCTCCGGCCTGAAAAGGTAGCTATATTTAGTTTTGAAGGGATCTTTTTTTTGATGAATGTGATACTCGTAGGAACGTGACTCAGCATCAAAACGGGCATGCGCTTCCGGCCGCACAGGCTTTACCCAATGAACGGCAATGTCGTGAGGCAGCAGGGAATTAAGCCTGTAGAGAAATTCCTCAGGTTCGTGCCTGAGTTCCATGTCGACGTGGGCTACCTGCACCCTGGCATGCACCCCTGCGTCGGTTCGCCCGCTGCCCACACATTCCACTTCGTTGCCCAGTAAGGTGCTCAGACATTGGGTAACTACCTGCTGCACAGCCACAGCGTTATGTTGGGTCTGCCAACCGCTATATTTTGTGCCATCGTAACTCAATTGAATAAAATACCGCATGCCCCGGCAAAGGTAATTCATTCAACATAATTCACATGTTCAGCCGATTAAGGTTTTCTCTAATGTCTTTTATGCGTTTATTTGCCAAAAATTCTTCCAATGCTTCAGCGAATCCAATCTATATTTCTGGCGCTTGCTGCCATCGTCATGATCATCATTGTCTTTCTCCCGCTATGGCAAAAAATTGACGTCGAAAAAAGTGAAATAGTGACCATTACCGCTCTTGAAATCACACATATCAGATATGCAGGAGACGGAGTGGCAGTAGACGAGATTTTGGCTGAAAAAAACATCATGTATGTGGCCGCCCTTTGTCTGATTGCTGCAGGAGTCGCCATTTTTTCTATTTTTCAATATGGCAACAGGCTCCGTCAAATTCAATTCGGCGCCTTAAACTCACTCATTATTGGTGGCACAATGTTTCTCGTTCTCTACTTTTGCTGGAATGCAGAAAAGACAATCGTCCCTGCCGAAAAAGGTGC contains:
- the truA gene encoding tRNA pseudouridine(38-40) synthase TruA, with product MNYLCRGMRYFIQLSYDGTKYSGWQTQHNAVAVQQVVTQCLSTLLGNEVECVGSGRTDAGVHARVQVAHVDMELRHEPEEFLYRLNSLLPHDIAVHWVKPVRPEAHARFDAESRSYEYHIHQKKDPFKTKYSYLFRPELDVDAMNKAAALMLTWKDFQSFSKVKTDVKHFDCDIFEACWRRENDSLVFYVSANRFLRGMVRAVVGTLLEAGQGRLSQTEFKEILESRDRKSAARNVPAEGLFLTNVTYPEEIYILS
- a CDS encoding DUF4293 domain-containing protein; protein product: MLQRIQSIFLALAAIVMIIIVFLPLWQKIDVEKSEIVTITALEITHIRYAGDGVAVDEILAEKNIMYVAALCLIAAGVAIFSIFQYGNRLRQIQFGALNSLIIGGTMFLVLYFCWNAEKTIVPAEKGAYLAAFYLFPVALILNSMANRFIRRDERLVRDSDRLR